The window ATATTTATACTCTTTTGATTGCCTAaattaagaattttaaatttttaaaaagaaatttttgagAATAATAAAAAGGAGGGTATGACAGAAAAGCAATATctgttttaaaagttttgaaacttgAATATGGTTCAGTAAAATACCGCAAATTGAAGTTACTTAGCAATATGAATCAGtacttttctgttttttttttttcataagccaTGTGTCAATGCAGTTATAGATTCTGAAGTTTTAATATTCTGAGCAAGATCTGCAGGTCGGTCCATGATTGAGTATCTTTAAAAATGCTTAtttaaggaaaataataaaaaaaaataatatgggATTATGACTCACTATTCAATGCAGTTAtagattctaaatttttaatattaatatattgCCAAATGACAGGAATTTCTTTTATCACTTGCTTTTAAAGACAGAAGCTAAAAATTCAATTGTAGTAAAAACAAATGATTAAGCAGGCGTATCTTATAGTCCTTCatcaaattatataaaataacataaattattgaatcaatttaTAACTGACTGTCAAATGATTGAaaatgaaaagatttttttttatcaaaaatcttTCCCGTTATAGTAAAGTTGTCACCCAAAATTCAAGACTTCCTTGGTAGATGCTATAGACAACATCAATATAGAATGCCCAGGAATATTCAGACATGCATGAAATCATGTGGTAAAAAGGTGAAATCGCTCGCTCTTAGCGCTCCTACCGCACCCGATCCAAGGTCATCACGAGAGAGataaatcatagcatcctgaGTGAGCATGTGGTAGGTGGGatgagttgcacagggaccggggATTTACACCCCGACTACCCTGAATTTCGACCCCGTGATCTCAGACATGCATGAAATCAAGATCtatataaaaagaaaaatgatttACAGtagaaaaaatctttaaaaaaatttcaaagataAACACATAAAATGATAGATCCatacaaataataatgatggatCATTATCCTTGAACTTTTCCcttcttattattatttatataaaaaaatcaattacaTTAGATGAATACGATGTATGCGACGTAGGGTGGACAACAtatctctcacacacacacacacacacacacacacacacacacacacacacacacacacacacacacactcacacactcacacacacacacaactaACATCAACACACATCCAAATAAAATAGTTCGTCCATGATTGTTTGCGCCTACAGAAGGTAACAATGGCAGGTTGTGCTTATTCGCCATGATGTCTTGAGCATAAGCAACTTCAAGCTCCTGATATGATTGATTTCCCAACTCTAGGGCATGCTATTGTAGGAGTGTGTTAGGGATCTGGGACTGCAGAGGGAAGGAGCAAATGCTCTACTTGGCGTGCATGGTTGGCTCGGTTTGATTCATGAAACCGAAACACATGCTGCGATTACTTTTGAATCGGATCAAAACCAATAGCATTGCTTAAACAACAACGATTTAGTTTCCTACCATCTTTCCACCAAGTACGTGAGAATTTCACTACTGTTAAGAAGTTCCTTCAATACACTTCTTATAAACACCCACTATTTAGGACCCACTATTCACTTTGATCAAAATTCTTAGGTACACTCATGCCATCATTATTTAAAGGGTCTATGCGATAGAATTCATTCAATCTTAAGCAGTTTTACCAAAGATACAATTTGCAAGGTAATTTGATAATATTCTACTAAACTCCGCAAACATATGTTATAGAATGACTCAGAAAATACAATGCACCTTTCATCTATTTTTCTCCCCTTCTAAAATAAAGGATTTAtccaaagtaaaaaaaattccaaCCAAGAAAATCTCCAGGGCAACCAACTTGTAATATGCAAATTCAGTTTCAggtttacgaattcgaaaagtaAATGCTAGCAGAGCCCGGCATCCCTCTTGATACAGTAGGATGATGCTTGActaaaccaaaaatcattacatgATGAAATTCTCAGCCTGGAGTTTCTGTCGGTTGGAACATGTTCCAGACGCCAAAAGCTAGTTTCATGCTCAGCTACACCAATGATGGCATGTAACGATTTTGTAGAAGTAGCCTAACCATGAAATTTTGTAGATCAAAGGATTCACTTGGTATTGAAATCCTCAGCTGATGCATTCTCGCCAACAGGACCAGCATCATTCCCATTGTTCCTTAGCAATGCCAAAGTCGGACCTAGTGCACTCCTTCTCAGGGCCCTGTATGACCATGGAGCAGTGCTCTCGTGGCTTTGTTTCTTTGGCATCGATGCAACCTCACTGTTCTGAAGTTGTGACTTTTTCTCATCCAGTGCCAGTTCGATTTGCTCCCAGCCTGTGCTCGGTCCTGCATCTATAAAATAAGAGGTGATGCATAGTCTTCTTCTTAAGTCCAATAAAATGCCAACTCATGTTCCACTATCAATTTGGTAATACCTGAAAGAGGTGTGGCTGACTGTTTAGAATTAGTCTCCACAGCCCAGTTGTTTGATCTTCCTACATCTGACTTTTCATTCTGCAAGCTATCTGGGTACTGTTCCTTGAAGAGACGAACATCAAGAAGTGATGTATACTTGATCTACATTGATAACAACAATCAGTTACTATTTTAACCGAGTATTTCAAATCTTATACTGTGATAATTGAACAGACTAGTTTGAGTATACAAACACAAACGGCTACCTCCAAAGAGCCATCTTCATTGTATAATGCAGAGTCAGCCTGCAATGGAGATTCCTCTGCGTCTTTGTCCTTTTTGAGTATTGGATATTCTGGAACTAGTACCATTACAATGTTCTCGGAAATAGGATCATACGATGAAACTTTTCCGACCTGCAAGCAATGTCAACATTATATTTTATCCATCAATAGTAAAATGATTAGTCTTGCCCATTGTTTGAattttcattttgatcattctaGTAATTTCTGAATCTCAACATCAGTCGGCAGCTAGAGAGAAGTGTTACATGCTCCTGGGCTACAGTGTAGCAATAGGGTGCCCATGTAGTCTCCCAAGTACCCATGATTTGATTCCCAACTACGACGCACTACAGGGCATTTTCCTCTAGGGAATAACAAACTTGGATGTTGGGCTATTGGGCCGCCCGTTACGAGCACTTCCGGATTTACCTTATAGCCGGTGGAAAACTAGGCCGGACCAGGCCGATCATTCCTCGGATGAGTCAGCCCAAATGGGCTAGATATTTGGTGCTAGCTAGAGAGAAGTGTTACATATGTAAGCACTTAACAAGCTTTGACACATGTCAAGGTGTgttgagataaataaataaataaatttgagtaAAGATATCTAGACTAATTTTTGTTAGTTGAGATAGTTGTTATTTTTCTAACTTGTTTCTCCATAATTTTATTTCAattatcataattttattttttaaaataaacaagtTAAGTGGAAGGAGATTGAAAAGCCAAAACTCATTTGAATTAATCTCAATATGTTCAAGGAGTAGACACATGTGGGATGTTGGTATGGGTGTGGGTGTGGGTGTGGGTGTGGTGTGCtacaataaaattttaattcagcTAACCATCTCATCGTTATAGCCTTAAAATTGATTAAGtagaaggaagatcaaaagagTAAAATTTATTACAATTCATCTAGGCATGCTTTGGTACATTCTGAAATGTGTCAAGTGTTCACATCATACAGGACAATAAAATACAACTAATTATCACAgttctattttcaaaattaaataaataatgttGAAGGTAACTAAAGGAGTAAAATCCATTAGAATTCATCTCTAAAACATGTCAAGCATTGGCATGGTATATTATTGGAATTGTGCCATTCTGACATAGGATAGAAATCCAAATTATGGAATGATACTTTACCAAGATTTTTCCCAATATTGTTTGTTAGTTTAGTGGCAGGAAGCCAAAAACTATTTCCTCATGTATGTGTCAATAATTGACTTGGGTATTTGATAAAAACTTACCCGAAAAGGAGAGATCTCAGGGCACCAAGACGAGGATAACTCAACCAATCGATATACAAGCATGTCACCttcctgaaaaaataaaatataaaacagGCCATACCAAATTTATAAAAAGCGTTCAATCAGTACACAAATACATACATGCTAATTCTTCAGCaagtaaatacaaaattaaaccaattttaaaattttgcatGTCACTGAGCACCGGATTAACATAGAATAACATCAACAGAAAGATCAGCCAGGAAAACATAAGTATTCAATTTTGTCTTCACACTGCTGCAAACATGAGGATAAGAGGAAGGCTCCACCGTATGTTGTTCCTCATTGGAAATTAAAGGAAAATGACTCTTGAAGCCTTTACCTTTGGTAGACGAGTCAAAGGAAAAAGACTCTCAAAGTTTGTCTGGTCATTTGCATGTTGTTCCTTATCAGTGATTAAATTGTCACTGGAGGTTCTGCCGGTATATTGGTCATCATTCCAGCCTATTGTTTTCTCCCTTCCCCATTTCTGGCCCTTCTTTTTGCTAATTGTTCCATTCCATTTTAGAGTCTCCTTCAACGTTAGCAAATAGAAGCTAATTAATCATTAGTAAAAAAAATGGGTAACTCAAAAATGTAgtggaaaaaattaattaataatgcaTTAGCACATTGCTTTCTTGGGAGCTTGTATGTAGAAACAGGTATGGTGCATTTGGTTCACCGAATCGAATAGACAAACAATGGACTAGTCATGACTATGGAATGAAATAGACAAGGACTATAATAGGAGTAAATATTCCTTTAGTTTGTTCTATGAAAATGTAACAAAGGACTATAATAGGGCAAGGACTATAAGTATATGATAGAGAGATATTTATGCCATGAGTCCAtgacaaattttaattttatcaaccgCCATAGATTTGTATGTAGCAAATGTTAAAACCTCCTCCATTGAGCACACATGAATAATATTAGACTTCAAATAGTTACAACATCCAGAAGCAGGAGAAAGTTGCCATCTGCTTACAGGACTTACGGGTAGTGGATACCTCTACTAAATTTTCCTTTCTTGGTAAACTACTCTAAAGAAGTTTACTTTTCCTtcgcttagttttttttttaaatttctcacAAAAGTTGCACATTAAAATTCTCCAACAAGAACGTGATATCATACTACCACATACCAGTGATTTAGCAAAAGGGTGTTTGATGTGCTGATGTATAACTGGAAAAAGAAATTGTTTAGGGATGCAAAATAAAGACTCCACGGCTAAAATACATGATCCAAATTCATTGAAATGGGATAGGGATTCCAAGAGTATATCAACAACTTTGAATACATGTAAAAAAACACCCTTGTTTTTTTAAcctttttaaaaaggaaatataaGCAATGTCCCACTTGGCCAACTTCATTAGCAATAATCATTAAACTCAAACAAAGAGGTTCTATAACAACATATGAGTGGAGGCACATGATACTAACTAAAGCTTGTAGCACAATGAGTATGAACAAAACCATACCCCTGGTCCATTTGAATGTGTGTTCTTATGTTCTTGATCATCTGTAAAATAAATCTCAAGTTAAgcagaatataaatataaagaAACCAATCTCAACTCAAGTGCAAACATAGAGCATATATAGTTTAAGGCTTGAAGCATGTCTATATACATGATAGCTAACCATAGGAATTAGGAACTAGCACAAATAATTCCGATTTCATGTAATCTAGCATAAAGCAAACTGATGGAATAGGATTCTGCCAAACCAGAAATCAGAGCCTTGTACAAAGAGTATTGACTTGCTCGTGTGTGACATGAACAATTGCAAATAGGTTCACATCATCTGTGTATGGCATATTTTATGTGTACAGATTAGATGTTTAATGACAAACTGTAGTAGTGTGTCTTCACTCCTTATTAAAAGAACACGCATGCAAATTCCAATGTTTGTCGTATGCTTCCTATTAACACTTAAAAGTGTAATTTTCACGTATGAGAAATTTCTACAAAAAAGTTAGAAATGCAAGAGTGGAATTCCTTAGTTCAGAAAGTGTGGACACTCAGATGTTATACCTTAGTTAGTGAACAGGGCATATCTAGCTTGCAAACAGATTGTCCTCAGTTGAGTAAAACCAAACCACATAACAAAATAGCAATTTATTCTTGTCAGTGTTAATGGACATCCCATCAATTGCAGACAGATAAATATGTAGGATGAGAAAATGAATAAGTGCATCTCAAAATGAACAAGAAACATGATAACAGCACTTAGAAAGGTCCTGAAAAAACTTGGAACGCATACAAGATATTTAAAATTGTATCGTCTATAGAAAATCTTGTTCAAAGCTGTCGTATCAACCCCCTGCAGGAACGAGACAGTGTTGTGTTGTGTCAATGCCTCATGCTAGAGGCactaaggaggaggagaagaagaagattaggAAGAGGAGGGGAAGAGGGGGGTGAGGGAAGAAAATGACTTACCTATGAAAGTCCTAGATAATCACTCATTCACTATTAGAGAAATAAAATTAGAGTCATTTTATCATTCCACAAATGGCGTTGATGTCATTAAGTGGCATATGTGACTGGTGCTTCCACAAGTGATGGTGCCACAATGAAGTCCATAAGTGATGCCTCTACAAACTATATGCCAGCCAGTGACAGTGTCATTGTTTCGTCATTTGTGGCATTGTTTTGTTACTCTCCCTAGCAACCTAATCGTTGTTCAGTCATTCTGTGTTGTTTCGGTAGTCACACACACAAGCCAAAAAGAAGCATAGCCATTACTGAGGGAAAAGATGTTTCGTGGTCTCGGAGTTATCATTTGTCATTCGTTGGATTAAATGGTAAATTTTGCAAGTGTCAATCAGAACAAAAccaaattttaaaccatggtctATGGATAAATAAAAGCTCATTTGATAAACAAGAGGCAAAAATGCCCGAGGCGTAGAGTAATCAAAATGCTTGCTTAGTTACCGGTTTCAACAAACCATATGGAAAAGAATTACAAAAAGGAATTTAACACTTGTAGACAGCTACAATCAGCCAACCTTTACTAGAACTGACAAAATAACAGAACATAAAACTTTGCAGAAAGCATATTTCTCCAGACAAAAATAACAGAACAAAACAACAGTGACAACCCTAAAAGTGAAGGAAAATGTCAGGGATTAAAATATCAAAGATACCTAGGGATTCAAACCGAATATGACCAGGTCTAACAATTACAGGAATGATTTCTTCCTCTCTGTCAGCAGTCTCATCTACTGCTTCATAGTCAGATGATGTATTTTGTTCATCATTTGTTAGTATTTGAACTTGCACTTCCTTCAGATCCACAGTAGAGTAATTAAGAAGATATGGTTGCACAATTAGGTAACAGTAAATAAGATCAACCAAACTTCACTTAAACAAGAAAACAGTATCCTTCTAATTAAACAATACCTCTACTTTCTGCTCGGCCTGTCTGCGCCATTGTCTTTTAGCTTTTTTACGACGAGCACTCCTACTGGGAAGCTAATCATAAACAATAATTAAAACAAATTCAAGGATCTCATAAAGCATCAACTGTCAAAAGAAGATTCCTGATCCAAAGATAGTACTATCAGAAATGACAAGGATTAAGAAAAAAATCTATGAAGTATAaaaaattgtttatttttattgacagtggaaaataataacaataagatCAACCTTCCCTTGATAACCTAACTAAAGAAGCTAACATGCTTCAAAGATATAACACTAAAAAAGAAATTGCAAAAAATGTATAGAACCAAAATACACATACAATTTTATTCATCTTAGAGATCCCTAAtctgaataaataaaaaaaagtaaattatTTGTCATTTACTCGGTTTCCACCCTGATTAGAAGGTAAAACATCAGAACATCACCAGATAACCTAGAGAAACAAAATCAATGATGTGGAGGTTATTTTACCAAGAGTTTAGCACAAGGTAGAAATCCAAAGGTACAGTTAGAATAGGCAATTATGGCTTAAGAACAGTTTAAAAATTAAGAGGATGAACACACATTCCCAACAACCTATCCAAATCATAGGGAGTTAATGCCTCAGAATTAAGTTCAATTATTAACAGCGGAATTGAATATGTTTCCGTGCAAGGACCATCCTATTTATGCAATTATCATGTATCCTAACCACATCTAGTACAATAGCAGCAAGTATCCTACTTATTCAGGTCACATATAAAAGGGCTTTCCTACAGCCCCAAATAACTTAACCGCATGAAAGTGCAATATTTTTAACCAGAATGCTCAATGGTATCTAAAACCTTTACCCCAGactaaccccaaatcctcatatcAGGGAGAAGCAAGAGGTTAGAACGAACAGAAGGGATCACCTCCTGTTTCCTTCTGTACACAATCATGCCATGCCTTTTTTTCAATCTGTGTTTCTTTGTTCAGTTGCACTAACATGCAAAATCCCAACAGAAACATGCATGcaaatcaaaataattaaaagtttaTAGATGTGTTCTTTGGTTACATAAAACAAACTCCAGATTATACAAAAACGAAAAATTACAAGAACAATTATCTCAATCAAAATAAACATATGTGAAAGAGGCCCTAACCTTTTTTGTGTCACCAGTATGAAGTTCAGGTGGGATTTTGTGAGAGTTGTCAACATGCTCAGACCTAATACACAATGTTAATACTAATGCATTTCCTGACGCTTAAACAAGATAGAAGATGCTAGATATAGTAGAAAATTACCCTTTACAAGCTTAAATGTGAAATTTACTGTTAGTGAATTGCCGTATCAAAAGGGAAAGAGTTTACACTTTTTGTTGCCTCAAGATCTCACAATAGAAATAACCATATGGGATTGGCCACTCTTTAGCACAGTAATAAAGAATAAATTGATCTTCTACAAAGGCTTTTGTTATGTATAATAATACACCTAAAcacaagaatacaaatacgaatcTGATACAAACCTCAACAGAATAATCATTaaatacatacatcatgtaaaccCAAATGCCATATATCCACGTGACACTGAACATCGCTAAACTAGATAACGGGCATAAAATAACCTCGATGTACCGCTAAAGAGGGTGACACTGGAAGCAGGACCAAGCATAAGGAAGCTGCATAAGAGCTTTAGCCAACAAGTTAAGGCTTGACGTATGGATAGAAAGTGCATAACGAAGTATATCGCTCAGTAGGCCCAGCTGACATTGCACTACGCTGTAAACCCTATAAATGTCAACCCCTGTGGACTGTGAATTATTAATTGAGAAAGTCtttaatgatatatgatacggTGTGTTACGAGTGGTCTCAAAGGTAATGTGGGATCGATGGTCAAGATGATAtaacagtcaaagtcaaggtaaggTGGCAGTTAAGGTAAAGTGGTAGTCAGAATCAGAGTGTATGTATATAGCTGAATGAGTCACTCTCACAGGGGCTCAGCTCTCCAAGACAGCTCTCAGCATGTAGCCGATCGGCCCAAGCGCCAGTCGGACTTACAAGACTCAGTTCCTCGCTTCTGCTAAGGTACTTAGCGTATAGATGGTCGACCCAAGAGCTAATCAGACTTATGAGACTTAGCTTCCCATTATTCAAGCACAAGTCTCTCAACATACAGTCGTCGACCCCAACACCGATCGGACTAAGGGAtttagctccccacttctcagaAGCAAGTCTTGCAGAATACAGTCGGTCGACCCAAACACCAATCAGACTTGCGAGGTTCAATTCCCCACTTCTCATGTGCGAGTCTTCAATCATACAACCGGTTGGATACAAGCTCATGTGCATGCATCCTATCATATAGCCGATCGACTACAAGGCCGATCGGATTGCCTCATACAATATTATCAGGGAATTACAACAACCTGTCACAAAATAATAATTACTCATTAGGGAATATTCCACTGTCATAACATATACATGCAATGGAACCTTCCTCTGAGAGTGGTCGTACAACTTCCCTCATTTGACGTTACTCGACATATTCTAATATCAAACATTCTCAGCTGCCTCATTAATGCGGAGATTATGAATGACGATTCATATACATGTAACATAAGCTTCCACTGAGGATGATAGTACATATTATGACACTAGACATTTTCTAACACCTCATTATTATGGAGGTTATGAGACTCAGTATAAAAAGGAATCCTCTTCGTTGGCCGAGTAACTAGAACTTTTACATTACACGCACTCACGcatctactgttcatcttccTCTCCACTTTTCGTCCATCTAGTATTCTAACTTGACCGTCAAAGTGCCTGCGCGAGGGACCCCCTCCTGGATCTCGCTCTAACACTTCCCTTTACTCTCTCTTTGGTGTGCACAGAGAGGTTTGACTAGAGCTATCTTCGAGCTCAGAGTCTTCTCCAAGTCAATGTCAGAGCCACCTGCCCGCCATCTCCCccaatttcagacaggatcaaatataAAACCTCTtactaaattattattattattattatcccaCAGAAGTTGCTACTTGCTATCTAAGGATGGAAAATATATTTGTTAATGTTACATCATATTGGAATGATAGTGTTTAAGATATTTATATATCTAAAGTTACTACATgtgataaattataaattcaaatataGTTCTAaagtattttaattaaattgtaaGATCTTACAATTCTATGCTCCAATCCTACTAGacctataaacctcttttcattacTAAGTAGGATCCCAATCCTTACTACCTTGCATATATGCACACCTTTCCTGCAGAGTGAGTGTTAGAGAAGAGACATCTACTCCTATAGCCCAACATGGGTAGTTCAGGACATCTTAGGCATACTAAGATAGTAGGAGAGTCCCTGTCAAAATGGGAACACGTGTTGGTAGGGACTCGCCATTCTGCTCTTTGACTCATAATTATGCTTGCAGAAATTTTACATAAGAAATGCTAATATTAGAAGATCTCTTAAACAAATAAATTGgattaaataaattaatgaaaacaCATTCGAATTATGTAAAAATTATATAAGACGCGCCAATTATGTACCTCTCTTGTGTGGCAATAGAACAATCATTCTGATCATCATTTTGTGAGGTGGTCTTATCAAAAATTTCATTTCCATTGGACAGGTTGAGTGCCTCATCTAAGGCCAGGCTTTTCTGCTGCTCAGCATGAAGGTTTTCTTCTTGATCGGCAGTTATAATAGTCTTCTTTGAGTTGTATAGTTTTAATTTCTTCTTTCTACATAAAGAAAAGTGGGAAAGTAAAGCTCCAAAGCCATAAAATAATATGTAATCGAAGATCTCAAATCTACCAGTAAAAACAGTATACAACATCTTAAGCTTTCACTgcaaaaaaagaaaaggatgataaggacataaaatatatatatatatatatataaagtttgaGGAAAGAAGATCAATTATGTACCTCTTTCCTTTAGTAGTAGACCAATCCTTATAATCATCACTATGTGAGGTAATTAACTTGCTGAATTTTTCCTCCCCACTGGACGTGATACATGCTTCCTCTAAGGTCAGGGATTTATGCTGCTCAGGGTGTATGTTTTCTTTCAGGTTAgcagtagtattagtctgcttcAACCTGTGAAGCTTAGATTTCTTCTTCCTATATCAGCAAAAATAGACAAATTAAACTCCAAAATTAACAAACAGTTCCAGGAATTATTATGTATATAAGGGTTGTCAAAGCCCTTATGCCATTAGCcaaaatggaaaattaaacacATAGCGGGCCAATAATATACAAATATTAGAGGTTGTTAGGTGAATCAAGTATCAAATCATCACCAAGAAGAGCTATATTGAACCAAAATGTTATGGGTCTTATCAAAAATCAAATAATACTTTATTCACTGGGCCTCCAAAGTAGATCAAAATAAAGCATAGCATTAGATTGTGTTTACTTGTATGGAAAGATAAGAGGAGTGTTGAAGAAGGAAAGTGATACAACatgtgtaatttgtaattctttcCTTCTCTCTCACCCCCTTCTCCCTCATAACTTTCCATACAAGTAAACCCAACCTTAGTTGTCATAGGATAGTGACCTGAATCACTAGTTACTGAGCTAAGCTGTAAATTCATGATTCATGttattcaaatttgaaaactaaatCTCAACAAGTCATGTAGTGTATGAATCAGCACCTGGACAGGCATCATGATGCATATTTGTGACTCATGATTAGTTCAATAACTGACAGTAATATATAACTAGGCACATGGCAACTACACATTTTTCATTGGTACAAGTTATTAGCATCATCACAAAAGTATCCTACAAATAACATGTGTCCTTAAATGAGAATTTAGAGGCTGAATTTGAGTGAAGGACAGACAGTGCTACATTATTGCTTGATTGTCCCTTTGATAGGA is drawn from Zingiber officinale cultivar Zhangliang chromosome 1B, Zo_v1.1, whole genome shotgun sequence and contains these coding sequences:
- the LOC122053549 gene encoding coilin-like isoform X1; its protein translation is MEEGTVRLRVEFDDHLLTESQKSEGFVRCWLLVRSDFTTVSDVAAHILRTFALDGTCPDGIILSMDDFVLPLFESTGIFKNSDKVRVSKKLDKKKKLLEIGGEACHIQNSDIVEKRPILLCDELLTVQDSQEDIRLFIAIPCKNKTIENAYAEEERTTNMPTEEINLKRKRKQSDELQNSKKKKSKLHRLKQTNTTANLKENIHPEQHKSLTLEEACITSSGEEKFSKLITSHSDDYKDWSTTKGKRKKKLKLYNSKKTIITADQEENLHAEQQKSLALDEALNLSNGNEIFDKTTSQNDDQNDCSIATQERSEHVDNSHKIPPELHTGDTKKLPSRSARRKKAKRQWRRQAEQKVEEVQVQILTNDEQNTSSDYEAVDETADREEEIIPVIVRPGHIRFESLDDQEHKNTHSNGPGETLKWNGTISKKKGQKWGREKTIGWNDDQYTGRTSSDNLITDKEQHANDQTNFESLFPLTRLPKEGDMLVYRLVELSSSWCPEISPFRVGKVSSYDPISENIVMVLVPEYPILKKDKDAEESPLQADSALYNEDGSLEIKYTSLLDVRLFKEQYPDSLQNEKSDVGRSNNWAVETNSKQSATPLSDAGPSTGWEQIELALDEKKSQLQNSEVASMPKKQSHESTAPWSYRALRRSALGPTLALLRNNGNDAGPVGENASAEDFNTK
- the LOC122053549 gene encoding coilin-like isoform X2, with translation MEEGTVRLRVEFDDHLLTESQKSEGFVRCWLLVRSDFTTVSDVAAHILRTFALDGTCPDGIILSMDDFVLPLFESTGIFKNSDKVRVSKKLDKKKKLLEIGGEACHIQNSDIVEKRPILLCDELLTVQDSQEDIRLFIAIPCKNKTIENAYAEEERTTNMPTEEINLKRKRKQSDELQNSKKKKSKLHRLKQTNTTANLKENIHPEQHKSLTLEEACITSSGEEKFSKLITSHSDDYKDWSTTKGKRKKKLKLYNSKKTIITADQEENLHAEQQKSLALDEALNLSNGNEIFDKTTSQNDDQNDCSIATQERSEHVDNSHKIPPELHTGDTKKLPSRSARRKKAKRQWRRQAEQKVEEVQVQILTNDEQNTSSDYEAVDETADREEEIIPVIVRPGHIRFESLDDQEHKNTHSNGPGETLKWNGTISKKKGQKWGREKTIGWNDDQYTGRTSSDNLITDKEQHANDQTNFESLFPLTRLPKEGDMLVYRLVELSSSWCPEISPFRVGKVSSYDPISENIVMVLVPEYPILKKDKDAEESPLQADSALYNEDGSLEIKYTSLLDVRLFKEQYPDSLQNEKSDVGRSNNWAVETNSKQSATPLSGPSTGWEQIELALDEKKSQLQNSEVASMPKKQSHESTAPWSYRALRRSALGPTLALLRNNGNDAGPVGENASAEDFNTK